Within the Sulfurihydrogenibium sp. genome, the region TGGTTTCCGTGCTCATACCTCTTCATCTTGGTGCTACGATTGTTTTTCTTGATGAGCTATCTCCACAGGATATTTTAGATAAGCTAAAAAAATACAAGATTACTATTCTTATAGGCGTACCCAGGCTGTATGCTCTTTTTCATAAAAGGATTTTTGATAAAATCAACGAAGATTTTTTTATAAAAACAGTTTTTAAACTTTGTAAAAAAATTAACAACCAAACACTTAGTAAAATAGTTTTTAAAAGAGTGCATGATATTTTTGGTGGAAATATAAAGTATTTTGTTTCAGGTGGTGCAAAGCTTGATTTAGATATTGCAAAAGATTTTCATGCTCTTGGATTTAAGATTATTGAAGGATATGGACTAACAGAGACGTCTCCTATCGTATCATTCAATCCACCATACAAAATTAAACTTGGCTCGGCAGGAAAGCCAATAGAAGGTGTACAAGTAAAAATAGAAGACGATGAAATTCTTGTTAAAGGTGATAATGTTTTTGCTGGATATTTAAATAAGATTGAAGAAACAAAGAAAGCATTTAAAAATGGCTATTTTATGACGGGAGACCTTGGATATCTTGATGAAGAAGGTTATCTTTATATAACAGGAAGGAAAAAAGAGATCATAGTTTTACCAAATGGAAAAAACATCAACCCAGAAGAAATAGAGAACATAATTCTTAAAAATTTTGATATTGTAAAAGAGATAGCAGTAATTCAAAAAGATAATCAGCTTTTTGCTATTATTTATCCAGATTTTGAAGTTGTAAAGAAAAGAAACATTGTAAACCTTGAAGAGACAATAAAATGGAATGTGATTGATAAATACAATCAAACTGCCGTCAGCTATAAAAAAATTGGCGGTTTTAAGATTGTAAATACCGAACTTCCAAAAACAAGGCTTGGAAAAATCAGAAGATTTATGCTTAATCAATTTCTTGAAAAACAAGAAAAGCCAGCAGTCAAAGAAGAGCCAAAAACTCAAACTTACAATATCTTAAAAGAATACTTAGAAAAATACACGAATCTAAGCGTATGTCCGGACTCTCACATAGAGATAGACCTTGGGCTTGATTCTCTTGGAAAAATAGAGTTTTTAACATTCATAGAAAGCACATTTGGAATAAAGCTTGATGAAAAGGATTTAATAGAAAATCCAACCGTTAAAAAATTGTCATGCTTTATAGATGAGAAAAAACAAAAGATAGAAATTTCAGAAACAGATTGGAAGAAGATTTTAAGCGGGCCGGTAAGCTTTGAATTAAAAGAAGGATATTTGACAATCATAAAACCAATTTTAAAGCTGTATTTCAAGCTTTATAACAACTTAGAAATAAAAGGTATAGAAAATATTCCAAATCAGCCAGTTATATTTGCTCCAAACCATCAAAGCTATCTCGATGGATTTTTAATCGTTGCATCCCTTCCAAACCACATACTTAAAAAAACGTACTTCTTAGCAGAAGAGGCTTATTTTAATACGTCATTTAGAAGGTGGATTGCGAGAAATTTTAATATCATAACTGTAAACGTTAATAAAGATTTAAAAGGCTCATTGATTAAATCAGCCTATGCTCTTAAAAATGGGAAAAACGTTGTTATTTTTCCAGAAGGTGCAAGAACAAGAGATGGTAAATTACTACCGTTTAAAAAAGGTTTTGCTATTTTATCAAAAGAGTTAGACACTCCGGTTGTTCCAGTAGTAATAAAAGGTGCCTTTGAAAGTCTTCCGATATATAAATCTCTTCCAAGTCCTTTCAAGATATCAGTAGAATTTTTAAAACCTGTGTATCCAGAAAATAAAAGCTACGATGAGATAGTAAAAATCGTTTATGATGAGATTTCAAAGAAGTTGTAATTCTCGAGATATGCATTTCACTTTCTTTATCATTTTGTGCCAGCCTGAAATTGTAGAATAACAACGTTAATTTTTAGAACAGTCTCAATCTTTAGATAATTAGATGTAATAAATAAAGCAGATGAAGCTCTTTATGCAGCCAAAAGCAAAGGAAGAAATAGATTTGAGGTTAGCTATTACTGATTAAATAAAGTCGAATTAAATTTAATGCAAACTGAGAAATGTATAATCTAACATCATTTCTACTTCCTTGATAAATCTCTTTATAAACCTTTGTTTCTTTACCATCTGTAAAACCTATATAATGAAGGCCAAGAGGCTTGCCAGGAGATTCGCCGGATGGACCTGCTATCCCTGTATCGCTTACAGCCAAATCAGAATTTATTAAATTTCTAACTCCTTCGACCATCTGCTTTGCAACAGGCTCACTAACAGCACCAAAATTTTTAATATCTTCTTCATTTACTTTTAACAAATTGATTTTAACCTCATTGGCATAAGAAACAATTCCACCTAAAACATACTCAGAAGAACCCGGCACGTTAACAAGACGGGAAACTATCAATCCACCCGTAGAAGACTCAGCCGTTGCAACAGTCTTTTTATTTTCTCTAAGTAGCTTACCGACTACTTCTTCCATCTCTAAATTATCTTCTGCATATATAAAAGTACCAAGCCTGTCTTTTATTTTTTTCTCTTTTTCTTTAAAACTTTCAAAATTTGTATCATATAAAAATACATCAATACCTTTTGGAGAAAAGTTATAGCTTAAATCTTTCATATCATTTAGAAGATAGTTTAAATCAGGCTCTTTTATTCCAAAAACTCTAAAAAGCTTTGTGTATCTTTTTTTCTCAATTATATTAAGCATCTCAAGTGCTTTATAAAACATTGGCTCCATTTCTGATGGAACACCCGGCAGAGCTATAACTGCTTTTTTTACATCATCTAAAACTTTTATAAATCCTACCGCCCTACCAACTGGATTTTCAATAATGGCAGAACCATACGGAATCTTTGCCATACTTTTTCTTTCTTCTGTTATCTCTACATTGTTTGATTTGTAATATGCTTTTAATTTATTTAA harbors:
- a CDS encoding AMP-binding protein gives rise to the protein MINIKPLEKTALIHNGQEISYKSLSENIKKYSNILDINPEDKVAIFSENRPEWIYAFFAVWERCGVNVPIDFMSSEDELFYILNDSKPVCIFTSKNNKEKVLNVKLKLDYDIKVLVFEEIDFSSQIFENKEYKKLEEDLAVILYTSGTTGQPKGVMLSYKNLLSNIKSIEKVEIANSQDSTLAILPFHHSYPLMVSVLIPLHLGATIVFLDELSPQDILDKLKKYKITILIGVPRLYALFHKRIFDKINEDFFIKTVFKLCKKINNQTLSKIVFKRVHDIFGGNIKYFVSGGAKLDLDIAKDFHALGFKIIEGYGLTETSPIVSFNPPYKIKLGSAGKPIEGVQVKIEDDEILVKGDNVFAGYLNKIEETKKAFKNGYFMTGDLGYLDEEGYLYITGRKKEIIVLPNGKNINPEEIENIILKNFDIVKEIAVIQKDNQLFAIIYPDFEVVKKRNIVNLEETIKWNVIDKYNQTAVSYKKIGGFKIVNTELPKTRLGKIRRFMLNQFLEKQEKPAVKEEPKTQTYNILKEYLEKYTNLSVCPDSHIEIDLGLDSLGKIEFLTFIESTFGIKLDEKDLIENPTVKKLSCFIDEKKQKIEISETDWKKILSGPVSFELKEGYLTIIKPILKLYFKLYNNLEIKGIENIPNQPVIFAPNHQSYLDGFLIVASLPNHILKKTYFLAEEAYFNTSFRRWIARNFNIITVNVNKDLKGSLIKSAYALKNGKNVVIFPEGARTRDGKLLPFKKGFAILSKELDTPVVPVVIKGAFESLPIYKSLPSPFKISVEFLKPVYPENKSYDEIVKIVYDEISKKL
- a CDS encoding nicotinamide-nucleotide amidohydrolase family protein, whose translation is MKAIIIITGSEFVQGRKQDKNGLFIAKNLFERGVDVQGIIISPDSNYELVNYIKFALDRADLVFISGGLGPTTDDNTRIAVSEAIGVPLIYSEEWLNKLKAYYKSNNVEITEERKSMAKIPYGSAIIENPVGRAVGFIKVLDDVKKAVIALPGVPSEMEPMFYKALEMLNIIEKKRYTKLFRVFGIKEPDLNYLLNDMKDLSYNFSPKGIDVFLYDTNFESFKEKEKKIKDRLGTFIYAEDNLEMEEVVGKLLRENKKTVATAESSTGGLIVSRLVNVPGSSEYVLGGIVSYANEVKINLLKVNEEDIKNFGAVSEPVAKQMVEGVRNLINSDLAVSDTGIAGPSGESPGKPLGLHYIGFTDGKETKVYKEIYQGSRNDVRLYISQFALNLIRLYLISNS